A window of Chiloscyllium plagiosum isolate BGI_BamShark_2017 chromosome 2, ASM401019v2, whole genome shotgun sequence genomic DNA:
CGCTAACGTCCGGACTCCATCATCCCACTCATTGGTCCTCAGGATGAAGGAGGGCTGAGTGTGTGATGGGGagcctcacaaggagacagggcagAGTCAGGAGGCACCCAGGCAGAGGAGGAGCCACACATAGATCCCATGACAGTGTCCACTCAGAAGACCTTCACCCTGCCTGCACCCCTCCTCCGACCGTTGGAAATTCCAGGCGAGGAGGTCTTGCTTGTCTAGACACAAGTGACTCCAGGGTCACATGATCAAACCTCCAGGGGCAATAGGCTCCAGTAAAGAGCAGTCTCCATTCACGTCTTCTATGGAGCATTGTAGCTCAATGCATCACAATGGAAGGGAGAGAACGAGAGAATTGTACCAAGTACAGAAGGGGAGCTCAGCTTACAAAGTGAGACATATGGTTTATTTTGCACACAATGTTGTATCAATTATTTGTTTCATAAAACTTCATTTTTCATTGTTCATGAGGTTGTCCCTGTCTCCGTTTATTCTCTAGACACCGAGCATCACTCTTGGCCATTAATGAGGAGCAATGTTTGAGGATGTATGATATATCAGAGGGGAGCAGGAGCAGCAATGTGTGTACATAGCATCAGCTCACTCTGACAGCTCAGGTACCCTCCCTCCACCATTCAACACTGCTTACTGTTCcactggctgtgtgtgtgggagtgtacatCAGAGAGAAATCCCCAGCCATAATGGTGACATGGAGGAACAATGCAAAGAGACAGTCAATGCTGCAGGATGGCCAGGGAGTAGGAATTCTGCACGCCCGTGTTGCCAAGATATGGTAAATGCTATTCCCCTTTGACTGGTTGATGATGCAGcccctcaccccttccccaccagcctcctccactcaCATATCCAGTAACTTACTCTGTCCATTTTGAGTCCATTTACAAGCATTCTCCTCACCATTGTACACTATGTTCATTGTACATTCTATACTTTCACAATTGGCACAAGATTAAGTGGTCCTCGAGAACCCTGGCTGGCAGACAAGTATCTTCCAGATGGCACAACTACCCCCAGCTTGGCTCATAAGGAGAAAAATGACTGACCATGACCCAATTTCTGGAGCAAAGAGGCACAGCCTCTTTGTGCAACGCCACCCTGACCAGATGCCTGACTGTGGCTGAAGCCCAGGACTGGCATGAGACTTGACTAACTGTGCTGGGTCTGACAAATGGGGTGTGCCGCTGGACTGCCAAACATTGCTGGTTGCTGGTGTACCCACCTTGGCTAGTGTGTCCTTGCAGGCACAGTGTCAATACATTGGAGGATTCCAGGATGGTGGTGATGCCTCACTGAACATGGAATGCTAATGTATATGGTAAAAGGGTACATGTGGCTGATGCTGCTGGGTAATGCTGTCTTCTCTAGCTTTCCCACAGACAGTATGGAGGTCCTTTGGAGGAGGCAGCACATTGAACCTGTCAAGAATTGCTTTGGTTTCCATGGCAAATTGAtatggtgagtttggtaagattgcAACCTATAGTGAGTTGAGCTGTTAACAAGGTATTTAAGAAGCAATGAGGAGCATTAGTAAGGAACTTGCTGCTGGCTAGCAAGCATCTCACTATGCCGCTTGAGAAAAGGATATAAGACATGATGAGATGTCAACATCGAGATTCTTCTACTCATCTCATCACAACCCACATTGCTCAGAGCCTAGTAAGACTGCCTGTTATTTCCATTTTACTTCGGTATTTCGTGTGAATCGTCCTGATGagagcaaaacaaaaagctttgatGAAATGTGTCTATTTTCAGCAAAACTGAAGTTAATGAGCATTAGGGGCAAACtgttgtttggagtcatacctggcacaaatgaAGATGACTATGGTTGTtcgaggtcagtcatttcagctccaggacatctctgcagaagttccttagggtagtgtcctaggcccaaccatcttcagtcgCTTCATCTATGAttttccctccaacataaggtcagaagtggggaggttCACCAGTGATTGCACAATTCACAAGTCCAtaccgaagcagtccatgcccaaatgcagtaAAACCGGgacgatatccaggcttgggctgataagtagcaagtacATTTACATCAGAGAGAATCTAATTAGCACTCCTTGATATTCagtagcattaccatcactgagtacCTCACTATCAGTATCCTAGACATTGcctttaaccagaaactgaactgaagtagccatataagagcaggtcaggtgctaggaatcctacagcaagtaactcacatcctgtcTTCCTAAGCCTGTCCACCACATATGAGGTACAAGAAAAGATATAAATATAATTCTTCGGACTAAAGGGACCAAAGGATATGAAAAGAGAATGGAAACAAAACCTCAGTTAGATGaacaaccatgatcatgttgaattgcaaagcaggctcaaggggccaatcAATTCATGAGATTTTATATTTAATGAGCTACACCTATCCAGTGTGGTCAAACACTGTGGACTGAATCTTAACAGAAACTTGCTAAGTGTCATTTTTGTTCAGTCTCATGGAGGATTTCTCTTCATGAGGCCTGGCAGGTTTTTTCATGCTATCATCCCAAACTCAGCTCATTAATTATGTACAATGCCCCTGTGGCACCCATTCATTTGATGCtagcccaattctcccactcTCCGTAGGTGGAAGTACTCACCATAGCCTGGACATCCCAGAATTCCTGGCACAGGCACATCTTTAAAAGACCTGGTCAAACATTGGCAGTCCAGAACTAATAACATGAGAACTCAGAACAGGAGcagacaattcagcccttcaaacctgctcttcCAAGGCTGATCTCAACTtggcctcaaccccactttcctgtctgctccccatatcatttcaacccattactaattaaaatctgtatatctccttcttaaatttgCTCAATCTCCCAGCATTCAGCATACTCTGAaggagtgagttccacagattcatgaccttgTGAAAGAAtatatttctcctcatgtctgttatAAAGCTGCTTCCCTCTAACCATGACCTTTTGTtctagaatagattagattacttacagtgtggaaacaggcccttcggcccaacaagtccacaccaaccctccgaagagcaacccagccagacctattcccctacatttaccccttcacctaacactatgggcaatttagcatagtcaattcacctaacctgcacatcattggactatgggaggaaaccagagcacccggaggaaacccacgcagacacggggagaatgtgcaaactccacacggacaattgcctgaggcgggaattgaacccaggtctctggcgctgtgaggcaacagtgctaaccactgagccaccatgccgcccacccctcatgaggaaacaacctctctatGTTTACTTTTTCAAACTGCTTTCGCATCTTACAAAGTTCAATTAGATCCAATCTCACTATTCTAAATCCAGAAAGTATAACTGCTCAATCTGTCATTAGACtaactcctcatctctggaatcaatctagtgaacctcttctggtGCAATTACATCTCTCTTTAAGtgaggcaaccaaaactgcacacaattctccaggtaTTGCACAGTTTGGACAATTTATCTCCGAAATtgcagataaggagaaattgcCATGTCACTTCACAGACATGGGGCCTGGGGGTCCTGAAGGACAGTGTGGAGCATAGGAGACCTGTCTTTTTCTGCAAGGAGCAGCCAACAAGGCTACACCAGGCCCTGCCAGGCTTGTCCAAGATTGGCATCCAGATCAGTGTGGTCTCAACTGTCCAGAAGAACACCTAGCAATGTTACTGAAGGTCAAATACCTTCTCTGCTGTGCAGGGTAAGTAATGCCATCTCTCTGTTAccttacactcactctatctctgctacttcaTCCATTTCCCACCAAGGCACATACTGTACAACTCTCACTGTCACATGTAACATCTTCCCTGACTTGCTGTCATTCACACTAACCCCCGTGCTACTAACCCTGCACTGCCTCTGGTGCTtctacccactcactcactcgGGACACCTCACCTTCTTTCCCCCACTTGCACCCACATTAATAGCTGTGGCAGCCACTtgtctccctttgtctcattgcaggtgAAAACAGCCCACAAGAGGGTAGAAGGACCTAGGATGGTTGGTGCGATGCTGGACATTTAATTCCTCATCTCCTATGAGAAGAGGATCCTCACTGTGGCTGCCCAAGTGCTAATTGTGCCCAAAACCCTGGACTGACTTTTCCAACCATGCTCACATTGCACAAGGGCTGGGGAGATACCACCCTACCTcaataaatcaaaacagaaaagcaAAGTAGTGCAGATGCAAATCTGCTGATGTACTTAGCAGGCCACATGGAATTTTCGGGCAGGTATAGTGTTAGCATTTCAGGTTGAAACCTTTTCATCAGAACAAATCTCACATTGTATAGGAGCACAGACAAACCATAATATTATTGAAGTGtcatttcatttccttttgtAAATATCAGGTTTTGGTATTGTTTAATTTTCAGCCTGTAGGTTTGTGTTGTCACTGCTCTCTGGTCATTGTACCATAGATTTCTGGTGACAGTCTGTATCTATTTTATATTTTAGATGCAGAGCCTTTGTAAATTACTTTGCATATTCCACATCAAATGAAAACTTTCTTAATTGATTCTGAGTAGGAaaagtcatcatagtcccagaggaccatgaGGAAgctctttcattagaaagaccttaagaccataaggaaCAAAATTAGACCATTCACTCCACCATGTCTGCTTCACTATCTGACCATAGCTAATACGTTTATTAACCACATTCTCCTACCTGTGTTTTGTAACCTTttatcccttactaatcaagaacctatctatctttgtcctaaatacactcaatgacttggcctctatagTCTTATGTGacaatgagctccacagattcaccactctctggctgagaaCATTTGTTGTCATGTAAGTGCTAAAGGGTtagcccttcactctgaggctatgccctcaggacCTAGTCTTTTCCACATGTGGAAACgtttccatgtccactctatccaagccgtgcagtgttctgtatgtttcaatgacaaTGGTGATTTAATCgcaggatcaccatgcctcagacaagGGGCGAGGTTGAGAAACTAGGACCTTCCTGGTGACCTCAGCCAGCACTGGAATTGAATCTCTGCTGTTAATATCACTCTGCGCTGCAAACCAGCCAGTTGAGCTAACTGACTCAGAATAAATACAATACTGAAAAGCCAAGTGAAAAGAACAGTTTATTTCCATCAAAACATAAAGTGAGTGATTTTTGCAGCTTATGAAATTAATGACTGAATTACAATCCATATGAATCACAAACTTAAAAGGACGGCAGAATGAGGACACACAACAGAATGGAATTTACGTGACCACAGCTTTAAAAGCAGTATCATGAGCAAACTACACTATGGTTATCTTCCCTGTTGTTCTTAGATAGCAATTTAAATTTGGTTCAGTCTGTGGGTTATTACTTTGTGGCATGTGGGCAAAATGCCTATAACATCAGCAATTGTCAATAATTGAATTACTCATAATAATGTGGTCTGAATTTAACAGAGGTATAAGCCAAACTTGTCAAGGTTAAAACACAGAGCTTATTAGAATCTCGCAAAATTAAGTCTCAAGTTCATTCAGCGATACTTCTAAAAGCTATGTccacaggtacacacagagaaAGGAGTATGAAGAGCAACACAGATGAATTGGACCTCTTCCAGCTGCCTAATGCTATCCATAAATCAGTTTTGCTTTGTAACATTATCAAAAATAAATTAGCACATATACATCATTTGATTAATTTGTGTTAACAACTTTAGTGTAATTACAATGATTGGGAATTGCTTGTCTTTTATTTTGACTACTGTCAGACTCCGTAGGATAAAGGAGATTTTGTAATCGGCTCTTAAAGATTGATGAGgcataataataaatcaaagggTCAAGGCAACAGCTAATACTGCCTATAGACACACACAGCATGTATGCAAAGTAGAGCGAATCACTTGCTGCAAGATAAAAATGAAGATAGTGTACGAGCAAGATGATGTTCGTTGGTGCAAAGCAAACAATAAACACAGAAAGCACAATTATTGCAAGAAAAGAACCATGTGATTTTCCAAACTGGATTGTCTCATTTGCTGAATGAAGGGTTGAGATAATACATATATAGCAGACTGAAGTCACAAGCAGGggaattacaaacagcagaaaacACAAAGTGGGAAAATAGTAGACAGAGTAGCTCTGTAAGGTGGAGAGGGGTAGCACATCATGGCAGGTTGTAATGCCCAGCTCAGTGACATACACTGTTTGCTCAGTAAGGAAAAGAGGGAGGACACCACCAATAGCTACAAGCCACATCACAAGGCAAATTACAACTGTACGCCCCCAGGTCCTCCAGGTAGCAGATCGTATTGGATAGACTACAGCAAGAAATCGGTCAATACTTATGCACATCATCAGCAGCACTGAACAGTACATATACGCATAAAATCCACCAGTAACCAAT
This region includes:
- the LOC122558546 gene encoding proteinase-activated receptor 1-like isoform X3; translation: MGWTVQLVLWVVLLSTISALNTDKISRHNVNNIAKSFAGKFGIQRNNNVNRINNSQQNISGFLSRYGLNITHLSQPSVIEVRVSDTAKLYLMGSWTTIVIPFVYTFVFTASLPLNLLAILIFTLKMQLTKPAVIYMMNLASADLLFVLMLPLKITYHFSGNNWGFGSFLCRLVTGGFYAYMYCSVLLMMCISIDRFLAVVYPIRSATWRTWGRTVVICLVMWLVAIGGVLPLFLTEQTVYVTELGITTCHDVLPLSTLQSYSVYYFPTLCFLLFVIPLLVTSVCYICIISTLHSANETIQFGKSHGSFLAIIVLSVFIVCFAPTNIILLVHYLHFYLAASDSLYFAYMLCVSIGSISCCLDPLIYYYASSIFKSRLQNLLYPTESDSSQNKRQAIPNHCNYTKVVNTN